CGCGAATTGACGGTACAGGCGGGGAATGGCGCGTTGTCCGACTCTGACCGGCGCTCTGTCGCTTCGGAGCTGCGTGAACGCCTGGAGCAGCTCGGCGGATTGGCCAACACCCGTGACGCCTCAGGCGAATATATCTTCAGCGGCTTCAAGGGCAGCACGGAAGCCTTTACCAAGAACGTTTCCGGTGATTGGGTTTACCAAGGGGACGAAGGCCAGCGCAAGCTGGAAATCGATGTGGGCGTAAGCGTCGCGATCAGTGACAATGGCAAGGGGCTGTTCGTTGATGTCGCCTCTAACAACCCGACATTTTTCGCCGAAGCCAGTTCCGGGAATACCTCCAATCCGCCGGCCACGATCAGTTCCGGCATGATGCTCGACCAGGAGGTCTTCAATGGCGTGTATCCGGATGACCTGATCATCGAGGTGGACGCCACTGCAGGAACCTATACCGTGACCAACCGGTCGACGGGTGCGGACCTGACGCCCACCAACAACGCATACGTGAGCGGGGAGAGCATCCAGGTTGCCGGTATCCAGTTCGAAATCACCGGTGCGGCTGACGGCGACAAATTCATGATCAAGACCGCCGATAAGCAGTCGATGTTCGGTACCATCGAAAAGCTGATCTACGGCCTGGAAAACCAGCCGAAGACACCGGCGGTGGCAACGGTCAACAACTTCGCACCGCAGGCTGGCGATACCCTGACTGTTAACGGCGTGTCCTTCACGTTCGATGCAGGTGATACGCTGTCGGACCTGGCGGATGCCATTAATGCCAGCACTGACGAAGCGCTGGCGGGCGTCCGCGTCGACACCGCCAACCTACCGGGATCGATAGCGATCGAATCCGTGAACGGCGATCTCGAGATGGACGCCTCGGGTTGGGCCGGCGACCTGACGACGGACGGCGCCAAGTTCCAGGACATCGACATTGCAGGCGGTACCCTCCAGCCGGACAGCGCCGCTTCCACCCGCTACGCCAGTGGCCAGCAGACCTTCGATGAGCTGATCGCTGATTCCCTAGCCAATCTGGACAACGCGCAGGAGAGCATCCTGACCACCCAGACCCAGATCGGCGGTCGATTGAATGCAGTGGATTCTACGCGTGAATTCCTCACGGATTCCTCGGTCTACACCGAGCAGATCCGCTCTGAACTGCGCGATGTGGATTATGCCGAGGCCATCAGCCGCCTGAGTTTCCAGAGCTTTGTGCTGGAAGCGTCGCAGCAGTCTTTTGCGCGGGTATCGCAGCTGTCGCTGTTCGATCGTCTTTGATCGATTTTTCCGTTAGCGTCCCGCTTTTTGCGGGGCGCTAGTTGACCTCACAAATCGCCTCAGTATAATCGCCACACTCTCCGATTGCCGGGGTGGTGAAATTGGTAGACACGCGAGACTCAAAATCTCGTGCAGGCAACTGCGTGTGGGTTCAAGTCCCACCCCCGGCACCATTATATTCCAGTGTGTTTAGCGCATTCTCCGGGACCTGAATAACAGCCTTTGGCCCGTTCTCTCGTGACAGGCCCTTGAGATAGGTCCTTTTCCACGAACGGAGCCAAGAACGGCCAAGATCGGGTCGAGCCGCCATGAAAGTCTCTGATTTCCATTACGACCTTCCGGACGAACTGATCGCGCGCTACCCCCTCGAAGACCGTACTGCCAGTCGAATGCTTCACCTGGCCGGCCCTACGGGTGCGATCAACCATGGCCATTTTCGTGACATCCTCGGCCTGCTCGAACCGGGCGACCTGCTGGTATTCAATAATACCCGGGTGATCCCGGCGCGAGTCTTTGGACAGAAGGAAACCGGCGGCAAGCTGGAAATCCTTGTTGAACGCGTCCTCGACCAACGCGAGCTGCTTGCGCACATCCGTTCGTCCAAATCACCAAAGGCTGGCCAGTTGATCCACGTCGAGGGCGATGGCGCTTTCCGTATGGTCGAGCGCCAGGGTGCGCTATTCCGGTTGGCGCTGGAAAAAGGGGCTGACTCCGTTCTCGACCTGCTGGAAGCGGTAGGGCACATGCCGTTGCCGCCTTACGTGGACCGACCGGACGAATCAGCCGACCGTGAACGCTATCAAACGGTCTATGCCCGCGATCCCGGCGCGGTGGCCGCGCCTACCGCAGGTCTGCATTTCGATGAATCTATACTGTCGGAACTGGCTGAGCGGGGTATTGAACAGGCGTTCGTGACACTTCATGTGGGTGCCGGCACGTTCCAGCCGGTACGGGTTGATTCGATCGAAGATCACCAGATGCACAGCGAAGTCGCCGAGGTGCCGCACGTCACTGTCGATGCGATCAGGCGTACCCGGGAGCGTGGTGGCCGCGTCGTGGCCGTGGGTACCACGTCAGTACGCTCGCTGGAATCTGCCTCTCGGGACGGGGAGCTCAAGCCTTACCAGGGCGAAACCGATATTTTTATCTACCCCGGTTACCGTTTCCAGTGCATCGATGCGCTCGTGACCAATTTCCATCTCCCGGAATCCACGCTCATCATGTTGGTCAGCGCCTTTGCCGGTTACGAGGCGGTTATGAAGGCCTACCGGGAGGCCGTCGATGAGCGCTACCGTTTTTTCAGTTATGGCGACGCCATGTTCGTGACCGGCCAGCGGGCTTCGGAACAGGCTGAGCGAGCCCAGCAGGAGTCAGAACGATGACCGACCGTTGTTTCATGTCCTTCAAGACCACAGCCGCCGACGGCAAGGCCCGCCGGGGCACACTCACGTTTCCGCGTGGCGAGGTCCAGACGCCCGCCTTCATGC
The window above is part of the Marinobacter nanhaiticus D15-8W genome. Proteins encoded here:
- the flgL gene encoding flagellar hook-associated protein FlgL, which gives rise to MRISSQQIFSGGVNRLQDLNTQLQKTQQQVSTGKRVINPSDDPVAAARILKLDQEKAQIDQFQRGIDLAQNRLQQEESTLADITDVIQRVRELTVQAGNGALSDSDRRSVASELRERLEQLGGLANTRDASGEYIFSGFKGSTEAFTKNVSGDWVYQGDEGQRKLEIDVGVSVAISDNGKGLFVDVASNNPTFFAEASSGNTSNPPATISSGMMLDQEVFNGVYPDDLIIEVDATAGTYTVTNRSTGADLTPTNNAYVSGESIQVAGIQFEITGAADGDKFMIKTADKQSMFGTIEKLIYGLENQPKTPAVATVNNFAPQAGDTLTVNGVSFTFDAGDTLSDLADAINASTDEALAGVRVDTANLPGSIAIESVNGDLEMDASGWAGDLTTDGAKFQDIDIAGGTLQPDSAASTRYASGQQTFDELIADSLANLDNAQESILTTQTQIGGRLNAVDSTREFLTDSSVYTEQIRSELRDVDYAEAISRLSFQSFVLEASQQSFARVSQLSLFDRL
- the queA gene encoding tRNA preQ1(34) S-adenosylmethionine ribosyltransferase-isomerase QueA, translated to MKVSDFHYDLPDELIARYPLEDRTASRMLHLAGPTGAINHGHFRDILGLLEPGDLLVFNNTRVIPARVFGQKETGGKLEILVERVLDQRELLAHIRSSKSPKAGQLIHVEGDGAFRMVERQGALFRLALEKGADSVLDLLEAVGHMPLPPYVDRPDESADRERYQTVYARDPGAVAAPTAGLHFDESILSELAERGIEQAFVTLHVGAGTFQPVRVDSIEDHQMHSEVAEVPHVTVDAIRRTRERGGRVVAVGTTSVRSLESASRDGELKPYQGETDIFIYPGYRFQCIDALVTNFHLPESTLIMLVSAFAGYEAVMKAYREAVDERYRFFSYGDAMFVTGQRASEQAERAQQESER